ATACCAATCAACTTATCTGAGATACGCTTCGTTTGTTTTCCGTCAACCACCAACTTCGCCTCTATCCTGTCGCTCTCATCCATCTGGGTAAGAACAGCCTTTTCACCATGCATGTCAACCAGTCTGTCATTATATTCCTTGACAAGCGCAGCCAGTTCTTGATTGTTTTTTGGAATCTGACGGTTATTTTCCCGATTCTCCTCATCCAAGGCCTTAAACCAAGCACGGATATAATTCAGGTGAACAGCAGGTATTTCAAACTCATCACCCTTCTGCATTTTACCATTGATCAGTACCGAATCCTTATCCCATAGGATTTCATCGGCAGAAGCTTCCAAGGAATCTTCCACAAAAGTACGGAAATCCTGAGAAGCCTGCACATAGCGTTTTCCCTTTGCCGTCTTGATATAGATATCAAAATTACCATCATCCATCTGGTAAGCAACAGGTGATTTCACACCTTTCTCGGCCACAATGGGATAATCCTGCGGACGCCATGTCACCAAATCTTCGGAATAAGCCACAGCAAACTGCGGAAATGATTCCCCCACACTCCACAAGGCACGCCAAGTACCATCATTGGCCTGTACAACAGAGGGACTGTACATCTTCTTCCCCGATCCCCAAGGACCATAATCAGAAGCACAAAGTTGTCCCACATCAATCCATTTTTCATTATCTGTCAGATACGCTAAATGTAATCCCTGGGTAGGATCAGGAGAATACAAGAACACCTGACAGGTTGTATCCTTACCCATCACGGAATAGGCAGGGGCATTCTGCTCATCCCAGAAGGCAGGATTACCCACCTTAGGATTCAACTTGCCACTCGCCATCAACGAGGTAAAGGAAAGTATAGCTGTAGAAGCCAATAAAATTTTATGGTTCATATTCATTGATTTATGTTTTTAATAAGAGATATATCTACCAAAAGGGGGCCGAGTGCATCACTGCGCCCTGCCCCCGACCAAATTAGAGAGTTATAAAAAATCAAGTATTTGTTAAGCTTACTTGTTTCGCTTACAAGTATAAGTTGTTTGATACTTGTATTTCTTCTTAGTATGGGTCAGCCTTGTCTGTAATAGCTATCAGACTCAGACCTCACCCCCTACTTATAATATTCTTTTTTGCCAGCAGCAAGGGTATTCTTCATCAAAGAACAAATCGTCATCGGTCCTACACCACCAGGAACCGGTGTGATGAAAGAACATTTCTCTGCTACTTCATCAAACTTCACATCACCATTGAGACGGAAGCCGCTCTTTTTAGTTACATCCGGTACACGCGTTGTACCCACATCGATTACAACTGCACCCGGCTTCACCATATCAGCCGTTACGAAATCCGGTCTGCCGATAGCAGCGATGATGATATCAGCCTCACGACATTCCTCCTTCAAGTTCTTGGAATGAGAATGACAGACTGTTACCGTAGCATCACCATACTGCTTTTGCATCATCAGTTGAGCCATAGGCTTGCCAACGATATTGCTACGTCCGAGCACTACGCATTTCTTGCCACTGGTCTCGATATGATAATGCTGCAACAAGGTAAGAATACCCAATGGAGTAGCAGAAATGAAACAAGGAAGACCGATTGCCATTCTACCCACATTGACAGGATGGAAACCATCCACATCCTTGCGATAGTCTATCGCCATCGTCACCTTCTGTTCATCAATATGCTTAGGCAAAGGCAACTGTACGATGAATCCATCCACATCATCATCCTGATTGAGTTTGTCAACGCAAGCCAGAAGTTCCTCTTCTGTTACGTCATCTTCAAATCGGATTAGCGTAGATTTAAATCCACACTTTTCACAAGCCAAGACCTTGTTTTTCACATAGGTCTCGCTACCTCCGTCGTGCCCCACGAGCACGGCCACGAGATGAGGTTGCTTGCCACCTTGCGCTACTATCTGCTTCACCTCCTCGGCTATCTGTTCCTTGATGGCGGCTGCCGTCGCCTTTCCGTCGATTAGCTGCATTTGATTCAATATTAAATGTTAAGTATTTAATCACATTCCCGGCATCTTAGGCATACCTGGCATACCCTTCATGCGGCTCATCATCTGTGCCATCTTGTTGCCAGTCATCATCTGCATCATCTTGCGAGTCTGATCAAACTGCTTGATGAGCTTGTTCACCTCCTGGATATTGGTACCAGAACCCTTGGCGATACGCTGACGGCGACTGGTATTCAGGATGCCAGGATTTGAGCGCTCCTTAGGAGTCATACTCTGAATGATAGCCTCCACACCCTTGAAAGCATCCTCAGGGATATCAACATCGCGGATAGCCTTGCCGACTCCAGGAATCATGCTGGCCAAATCCTTGATATTACCCATCTTCTTGATTTGCTGAATCTGAGCATAGAAGTCATTGAAGTCGAACTGATTCTTGCGAATCTTCTTCTCCAACTTCTTAGCCTCTTCTAAGTCAAACTGCTCCTGTGCACGCTCTACGAGTGAAACGACGTCACCCATACCGAGGATACGGTCTGCCATACGGGCTGGATGGAACACGTCGATGGCTTCCATCTTTTCACCAGTACCGATAAACTTGATAGGCTTGGTTACCACAGTACGGATACTGAGCGCAGCACCACCACGGGTATCACCATCAAGTTTGGTAAGTACAACACCATTGAAATCCAAGCGATCATTAAACTCCTTCGCTGTATTGACAGCATCCTGACCAGTCATGGAGTCAACAACAAACAAGGTTTCATCCGGGTGCAAATGATTCTTCAGATTACTGATCTCATTCATCATCTGCTCGTCGATGGCAAGACGGCCGGCAGTATCGACGATGACCACATCATTGCCATTGGTCTTAGCCTGCTGGATGGCATGATCAGCAATCACGCATACATCCTTGTTGTCAGGCTCAGCATATACAGGAACTCCCACTTGCTCACCTACCACCTTCAACTGGTCGATAGCAGCAGGACGATATACGTCGCACGCTACGAGCAATGGTTTCTTTCCCTTCTTGGTCTTCAGCATATTAGCGAGCTTACCACTGAAGGTAGTCTTACCAGAACCCTGCAAACCACTCATCAGGATAATGGCAGGATGGCCTTCGAGCTTCAAAGGAGCCTCTTCGCCTCCCATCAACTCGGCCAGCTCATCGTGTACCAACTTCACCATCAACTGTCCTGGCTTCACGGCAGTAAGCACGTTCATACCCAGCGCCTTTTCCTTCACAGAGTTGGTAAACTCCTTGGCAACCTTAAAGTTAACATCGGCATCCAAAAGTGCACGACGTACATCCTTCATGGTTTCAGCCACGTTGATTTCAGTTATCTTACCTTCACCTTTCAATATTTTGAAAGAGCGCTCTAATCTATCACTTAAATTTTCAAACATGTTTAATTCTTCTTTATATTTTGGCTACAAAATTACAACTTTTTTCCGAAATTCCATGTATAATTTATCATAAAAAACACCAATTCAAGAACATCATGCCTTGTTTTTTGGGCAATCGAGTATATTATAGCCATTTTATCACCTCTATTTCAGGGATTCCTTTTCATTTTTCTCCAATTCCGGGACACTTTCCTCTTCTTTTTTCATACCGGGAGGAGAAAGCTGTATCTGCTTGCCCGTAGCCTGTTCATAGGCAGAGACTATCGGGTCTTTCTTGTCATATTCACCCAATATTTTCCGGGCATTTCGCAGATGTTTCTGGTCGCGACGACCACGACTGTCCAACATATTCCCCAAGTCAATACCGATACCAGTAGTTCCAGAACCTATCATACTTGCAGCCTGCTGCACCTGGTCTTCCATATCCTTGACATGCTGCTGGTCTTTACCCCAGACTTCCACAGTTCCCAACTGTGTACTCTCAGGAATCAGAAAAACCGTATCAGGCAATTCCTTCAGATAAACAGTCGTCTTCAAGAAGCCCGACTTAGAAACCGTAGCACTATCAAACTGATATTTCATAGACCAGTATCCCCGATAGTCCGTACGCGCCCAATGGTTATTGTTGGTATGGATAAGAGCCTCCCTGATAGGCACATGATCCTCCGCATTGGCAACAACACACGTCTTCTGCGCCATCACCTCCACGAACATCATGAATGTCACCAAGAACCATATAATCAATCTCTTCATAATCATAACTTTTAGTTATCACAAAAGTACATAATTACTTGAAAACGACCAAACATAAACACAGAAGTTTAAAAAGTTTAAGGAGAATTAAGGGAGAAAACACAAACTAAAAAAAAAGAGCAAGGTCGCCAAAACGCCTTGCTCTTATATACGATTCTATCAATCACGATATGATAGAGAATTCCTTATTCATTTTCAACCTCAGTAGTACCACTTTTCTCAATACGTTTAGCCTCCTCAAGCAACTTGATGGCATCCACATACTGAGCAATACCCTGAGCCACTTCCTTGGCAGCCTTCATGGCCAAGACCACAGTCTGAGGACGATGCACCACATCACCGCCAGCAAAGACACCACGGCGGGTAGTCATACCAAACGGACGATCTACGACCTTGACATAGCCCTTTTCATCCACCTCAATACCAGCTGTAGTAGAAACGATACGGTTTGCAGGACGAGAGCCGATAGCCAGATAGATTCTATCAAATTTCTCTACCTTCTCCCCATCAGGAGTATTCAGCACACAACTGCCCAAGCGTCCGTTCTTACCTTTCAGGAAAGCCTCAACAGTAGTTTTCCACTCAAACTTCACACCTTCTTTCACAGCATCCTCATATTCGCTTTGAATAGCAGGCATCTCCTCCTGAGTCTTACGATAAAGCACTGTCACATCAGCACCCAGACGAATAGCCGTACGGGCAGCATCCATGGCCACATTACCGCCACCGATTACACCCACCTTCTCGCCATCACGCAAAGGCACCATATCTCGTGTCAGGGCACCCTCATTGTAAGCATTCACATTATGGAGGAAATAAGTACTCTGACTTACACCATGCAACTTGCTTCCAGGAGTAGAATCCATATTCTGAGGCACATTCGTACCCGTTCCCATAAAGATCGCATCATATCCTGCACGGAAAAGACTGTCAATAGTTACATTGTTCTCGCCTACCATACAATTGGTAATAAACTGAACGCCCAATGCCTCGATCTTGCTCACCTCATCGCGCACCACACTCTTTGGCAGACGATACTCAGGAATACCATACATCAAGACACCACCCGGTTCAGCCTGACCTTCAAAGATGGTTACATTGAAGCCCTGACGTGCCAAATCACCGGCAACCGACAAGCCAGCCGGCCCCGAACCGATGACAGCCACACGACCACGAGTCTTCTGAGGAAGTTTCTCACGAGACAACTTCATCTTCGTATCGAAATCAGCAATAAACTGCTCCAGTTTACCAATCTGTACCGGTTTACCCTTCTTGCCCAAGACACAATGACCCTGGCATTGCTTCTCATGAGGGCAAACACGTCCGCAGATAGCAGGCAAGTTACTCTTTTCATTGATGATAGACATGGCAGCTCCCATATTACCCATCGACAACTCGTGTACGAATTCAGGAATGTCATTTTCTATCGGACATCCTTTACGGCACTGTGGGACCTTACAATGAAGACAACGCTTAGCCTCCTCGATTGCCTCACGGGTAGAAAAGCCCTCGTTTACAACCTGGAAAGCAGCTGCTGGCTCATTGGCAGCAGAAACAGGAGCATCCGTAGCCTTGTTATTCTGTTGTTCAATCTGTTCACTCATAATATTTTTCTTTTTTTGATATTGAACTTCACTACTCTTCATTTAGATAGTTTGCGGGTGCAAAGTTACGAATCATCAATGCTCCTTGATTTCAATATCCTCCCTTACATGGTTACGAATCTTCGTCAGGAAGAGCTTCATGCGTTTGGCATCCTTGTGATCGATGATATCTATCAACTCTGCCAACTCTTCACGTATCTGAGAAACCTGTCCCGAAGTATAAGGATTGAAAAGGATTTCCTGCAAGAGATAATCATCCTCATTCAACACACCCTTGGCTATCTGCATGTGGCGCTTAAAGGTAGTACCAGGTGCATCTTGATGCTTCATCACAGCCGCAAAGGCAAAGGTGCTGACAAAAGGAATACTCAGCGAATATGCCACCGTCTGGTCGTGCTCATCAAAAGTATATTCATGCAGGCTCAATCCCAACTTCTGATACAAGTCCTTAAAGAAGATCTTGCCCATGTAGTCGCCCTCCTTGATGATGACCGCATTCTCCTCTGAAAGTTGATTCAGATTGGCAAACGTAGGACCAAACATCGGGTGCGTACTGACATAGCGGAATCCGCTCTTCTCATAAAACTCCTGTAAACCCGTCTTCACGGAAGCTATATCACTGATGATACAATCCTTCGACAAATGAGGCAACACCTCTTCGAAAGCAGACAAAGTATATTTCACCGTCACCGCATTGATGACCAGTTCCGGACGAAACATCTCTACTTCCTCCATCTTGGTGAAACGGTAACAGTTGTAGGTAAAACGAAGGCGCTTAGCATCCTTCTCATACACTGCCACCTCATGATCGAAGCTGAGCAGGTCGATGAAAAAACTTCCCATCTTACCTGCTCCCATGATTAATATTCTCATTTTAATTCTTCACTCTTCGTTCTTCACTCTTCACTTAAATATTACTTCTGATTCAAAATTTCCAACTGCTGGCGAACACTTTCCTCATGGATATGCTCGAAGATCTGGGCAGCAAACTCAGAGCTCATACCACAAAGGGCAGCCTGTGCACCGCGCTTGTCCAGAATTTCATTGTAACGGTTGGTCTGTACGATGGTCATATTGTGCTCCTTCTTGTAAGTACCAATCTCACGGCAAACACGCATACGCTTAGCCAAGAGATCCATCAACTGGTTGTCCAACTCATCAATCTGACCACGCAACTGATGCAGACCTTCAGTAGAATAATGCTCATCACGAACCACCAAGAGACTCAGGATGTAATCCAGAACATCAGGAGTAACCTGCTGCTTAGCATCACTCCAAGCATCATCAGGCTGGCAGTGACTCTCCACGATCAAGCCATCAAAACCAAGGTCCATTGCCTGCTGACAAAGTGGAGCGATCAAATCACGACGACCACCGATATGGCTTGGATCACAGATGATAGGCAACTGTGGAATACGGCGATGCAACTCAATAGGAATCTGCCACATAGGAAGATTTCTATAAATCTTTTTATCAAAGCTGGAGAAACCACGATGGATAGCACCCAACTTCTTGATACCAGCCTGATTGATACGCTGGAGAGCACCGATCCACAACTCCAAATCAGGGTTTACTGGGTTTTTCACCAATACTGGTACATCCACGCCTTTCAAACTGTCAGCAAGAGACTGCATCGCAAAAGGATTGGCAGAAGTACGTGCACCAATCCATAGAATATCGATACCATACTTCAAGGCCAGCTCCACATGCTCAGGTGTAGCCACCTCAGTAGCAGTCAGCATACCGGTTTCCTCCTTCACCTGCTTCATCCAAGGCAAAGCAGCCTCACCATTTCCCTCAAAACCGCCTGGTTTGGTGCGAGGCTTCCATACACCAGCTCTAAACATATGGCAACCCTTGGCAGCCAACTGTCTTGCTGTTGTCATAACCTGCTCTTCTGTCTCTGCAGAACATGGACCTGCAATCACACAAGGGCGTTCCTGATCACTAGGAAAATTCAATGGTTCTAATTCTAATTCCATAGTCGTATATTTTAATTGTTTTTATTTCTTTTCAAACACACTCTTGATTCTTTCAAGCGCCTCCTTCATTTTCTCATCCTTAGCACACAGGCTGATACGGACATAGCGTTTTCCGTTGCTTCCGAAAATAAAACCAGGGGTGATAAACACACGGGCTTCATGGAGCACCTTCTCCGTCAAATCCTCTACATCAGCATATTTCTCCGGTATCTTTCCCCAGAGGAACATACCCACCTGATTCGGATCGAAAGTACAATCCATCACCTTCATGATTTCCTCTGCGATATCACGGCGACGGCGATAGTTCACGATATTATACTCATGATGCCATTCATCGCTATTCGTATTGAAAGCCTCAGCAGCAGCCAACTGAATACCACGGAACGAACCATTGTCGATATTGCTCTTCACCTTCAAGATCCAGGAGATGAAAGTCTTGTTGCTGGAGATCATCGCCACACGCCATCCTGGCATATTATGGCTCTTGCTCATAGAGTTGAACTCGATACAGCACTCTTTTGCCCCTGGCACCTGCATGATACTCATCGGATGCTCATTCAGCACAAGCGAATAAGGATTGTCATTCACCACCACGATATCATGCTTCTTGGCAAATTCCACCAATCTTTCGTAAGTTTCCATGCGGGCATTTCCACCCGTTGGCATGTTCGGATAGTTGGTCCACATCAACTTCACGCGACTCAAGTCCATCTTCTCCAAAGCCTCAAAGTCCGGTTGCCATCCATTATCCTCGCGCAGATCATAATAAGTAATCTTGGTACCCAATATCTTATTAATGGCAGTATAGGTAGGATAACCAGGGTTTGGAATCAGCACCTCATCGCCCACATTGCAGAAGGCAAGCGTAACGTGCAGGATTCCCTCTTTGCTACCGATAAGCGGCTGAATCTCAGTAGCCCAGTCAAGATCCACATTATACCATCGCTTATAGAAACCCGCCATTGCCTTGCGCAACTCAGGTATGCCCACGGTAGGCTGATAACCATGTGCATCAGGACGCTGTGCCACCTCACACAATTTATCAATGGTCTGCTTAGAAGGAGGCATATCCGGACTACCGATCGCAAGACTGATAATATCCATTCCTTCGGCATTCAACTTGGCCACTTCCTTCAGTTTTCTACTGAAGTAGTATTCTTGAATTTCCGTTACTCTATTCGCTGGCTGTATCATTTTATCTAATGTTTATTTTTAATGTTCAATGTTTCATGTAAAATTGCAAGAGCATACGAATTCTTCACTCTTTCTCCTCATATTCACCCAACACCTTGATTTTCTTCACCAGAGGAGTAATAGCATCAATACTCTGGCGGTATCGGGTAAGGTTGTCGAAAGTCAAATCGACATAGAAGAGATACTCCCATTCGTGTCCGATATTAGGCAAAGACTGAATCTTCGTCAGGTTGATATCATAGAAACTCAAGATGGTGAGCACTTTGGAGAGAGAACCCTTGTCGTGAGAGAGGCTGAACACGATGCTCGCCTTGTTGGCTTTCTCTATCGGACGAAGCAGTGCAGCCTTCTGCGGATTGCAAACCACGAGAAAACGGGTAAAATTGTGCGGATTATCGTGGATACCTTCCTGCAGCACCTTCATGCCATACATCTGAGCAGCATAAGAAGAGCAGATAGCCGCCCACCCTCTCACATGGTGTTTAGCAATATAAGCAGCCGAACCCGCCGTATCCTCAGCCTCCACCGCCTTCAAGTCGGGATGGTTGGCAAGAAACTTACCGCACTGCATCAAAGCAACAGGATGAGAGTGAACCTCTTGGAGCGTACTCCAATCATCCTCCGGAAGACAACAGATACTATGTTCGATGTGCAGCCTATGCTCACCCACCACAGTAGTACCACTCTGTCGTAGCAACTCATAGTTGTGAAGCAAACTGCCAGCAATGGTATTTTCGATGGCAGTGATGCCGATGACAGTAGGATCACGCTTGATGTTCTCAAACACCTCTTCGAAGGTAGCACAGCAAATCAACTCTATCTGCTCGCCCTCGAAATACTCATGCGCAGTAATGTCATGAAATGATCCTAACTCACCTTGTATTGCTATTCTCTTCATTGCCTCTTTTTCTTTTATTAGTTTGAATATCCTCAAGACTCATCCAGAAGAAGACTCTTACGAAAAACGGTCCTGCTCCATATAGAGCGGGACCGTTTCGATAGATTTCTTAATCTTATATCCTAAGTTGAAATTTACACGCAACTTCCCGCTTTACAATTGCTTGCAAAGTAAAAGTAAAAGCTAAAATAGTACGCATTAAACTTCATATTCTTTCTTGTTTTAATTGTTTGATATTATACGCTTGCAAAAGTAGTGTTTTTTTCTGATACCACCAAACAAATTGATAGTTTTTTCTACATTTTGCTTATATTTTTCGATAAATTCCCTACTTTCAACCGATTTTTATCATAAAAATACGTTTTTTATCTACAAAACTTGTATTTTATCTGCAATGTTCCTTACCTTCGGCTTTAAATTCACCGGTCACAGCATCAGCCTCCTGAGGATTCATTTCCAGGTAACTCTGCATATCTTTCTCCGCATTCACCTTGTCACCCTTGGCCAGATAGATCGCACCACGCTCTTTGAAAGCGATGGCAGAGAATGGGTTCACGTCTATTACCTTATTATAATAGGAGATAGCATCATCCATCTTTCCTTGAGCCAGCAGAATACGAGCCTCCAGGAGGAGCACCTCCTCAACAGGCTCCTCCAACTGTTCAAGAAGCCAGGCAGCATCTTCCTCAGCACCCTTCACATCGCCCAACTTCAAAAGCGTTTCACCACGCAGCAATCTGGATTGTACCGCCTGCGCCAAACCCTCCTGCAGTTTTTCAGCCAAAAGAATACTCTTCGTCAGCATGGCAATGGTATTGATCACATCACCCTGTCCCAGGCAAGCCTTGGCATAAAGGAACAGCAGGTGAGCATCATCCTTGTCGATGAGCATCCCTTTCTCACAGGCATGTGACATCGCCCCATAATCCTCCATCATATAAGTCACCTCAGCCATACGAACAAAAATCTGCTTGTTATCCGGCTGAGCCTCCGACAATTTGCGAAGCTGATCATAAGCCTGCGCGAGTTCACCTTTCTGGATAAGAGCCAGAGAAAGAAAATCACGCACCTCCAAAACCTCCTGGTCCTCTTTGGAAGCATCCCCCTCTTCATCTACCTGTTTAGCCTGCAAAGCATTGGTCAGACACTTGATGGCATAATCCATCTGTCCCTGATGCATCGCCCGCACACCATCATATTTCAGCACCTCGAAATTCTTGGCAGACTGATCTTCCTTCTTATCTTCAGACGACTCACTTTTGCCGCCAAAAAAACGCTTAAAAAATCCCATAAAGTCTATGTTTAAGTCAATGATTATTTTAATAAAAAACACGTTTAAATTCCAATTCTACTGGAAAAACCCTTGCAAAAGTAATGTTTTTCCCCGATTATTCCAAATTTTCACATCAATACTTTGTCGTTTTAAATAATATTCATACCTTTGCAGTCGAAAAAAAAAGAAGAAAATTAATTTTAATTTATATAATTTTTCAAAACAAAGAATAATACGACGACATGAAAAGTTTATTTTTGATGATTGCCACCTTGTTGGTTAGCGGATTCGCAAAGGCACAAACCAACGCACAGGTCCTGTATGATTTCGGTACAGACCGTAAGTTCGTAACCCTCACCCTTGAAATGTTCAAGCAGGACAAATGGGGTAACACCTATTTCTTCGTGGATCATGATTTCAATCTGAATCAGATGACAGACCCAAATACGGGCAAAAAATACGAGCACAACATGTCACAAGGTGGAACTTATACCGAGATTTCTCGCGCCCTCAACTTTTGGCAGAACACTAAATTGAAGAATTTAAGTCTCCATGCCGAGTATAATGGTGGTATTTATAAGGATTATCCCATCAACAATGCATGGCTTTTCGGTGTAGAGTATTTCATGCACGACAAGAGTTTCAAGAACACATTGACACTCCAGGCACTCTATAAGACGATTCGCAAAACAGACCAGAATGTCCCAATGCAGTTTACAGCAGTATGGGGTTGCAAGGACATCTTTGGCGTAAAAGGTCTGAACTTTAGCGGTTTTGCCGATTTCTGGTGGGAGAACCACAGTTCATTCAAGGACAAGCATGGCAATTTGAAATATAACGATAAGGGCGAAGTAGCTTACACCCCCGAGCACACCGTCTTCACATCAGAGCCTCAGCTTTGGTATAATGTAGGTCAGCACTTCGGCTGCAACAATCTCAGCGTAGGAGGCGAAGTAGAGATCAGCAACAATTTCGGTTCCAATGCCGGTTTCATGGTTCGTCCATGCTTAGGCGCCAAGTGGGATTTCTAACATAAAAGAAAGTTTCATATAAACAATGAAGCCTGCCAGAGAAAATCTGACAGGCTTCATTGTTTATATGAAAAAGCAACGGCTTTTCTATCAAATTGTCAGAAGCAGAACTTATACCAAGCCCACCACCAAGCCCACCAGCAAGGCGGTCCCATCCCGCACAACCTGGCGAGGGCTCTGATGCCCCGCCAACCTTAGAGCGAAGCGGTTCAGAGCGACGGGTAGGAGCGGTTACATCCCTCTCTTCTGAGGAGAGAGGGCTTGAGTGAGAGGTGGAGCCCTCTTTGGAAAGAGGGACGGGGTGATTCGAAAAAATTGAAATTCAAAAGAAACTTATTCAAAGTGTCTTTTATCTGAGAAACCAATTCCCTACGATGAGCAACAATCCAAACAGTCTTTGAGGGATGTTCCCTCAAAAACGATTCTACGACCGAAGCGAGTAGAACCGTTTTTCCTGTACCTGTCGGCATTTG
This is a stretch of genomic DNA from Segatella hominis. It encodes these proteins:
- the folD gene encoding bifunctional methylenetetrahydrofolate dehydrogenase/methenyltetrahydrofolate cyclohydrolase FolD, yielding MQLIDGKATAAAIKEQIAEEVKQIVAQGGKQPHLVAVLVGHDGGSETYVKNKVLACEKCGFKSTLIRFEDDVTEEELLACVDKLNQDDDVDGFIVQLPLPKHIDEQKVTMAIDYRKDVDGFHPVNVGRMAIGLPCFISATPLGILTLLQHYHIETSGKKCVVLGRSNIVGKPMAQLMMQKQYGDATVTVCHSHSKNLKEECREADIIIAAIGRPDFVTADMVKPGAVVIDVGTTRVPDVTKKSGFRLNGDVKFDEVAEKCSFITPVPGGVGPMTICSLMKNTLAAGKKEYYK
- the ffh gene encoding signal recognition particle protein, with the protein product MFENLSDRLERSFKILKGEGKITEINVAETMKDVRRALLDADVNFKVAKEFTNSVKEKALGMNVLTAVKPGQLMVKLVHDELAELMGGEEAPLKLEGHPAIILMSGLQGSGKTTFSGKLANMLKTKKGKKPLLVACDVYRPAAIDQLKVVGEQVGVPVYAEPDNKDVCVIADHAIQQAKTNGNDVVIVDTAGRLAIDEQMMNEISNLKNHLHPDETLFVVDSMTGQDAVNTAKEFNDRLDFNGVVLTKLDGDTRGGAALSIRTVVTKPIKFIGTGEKMEAIDVFHPARMADRILGMGDVVSLVERAQEQFDLEEAKKLEKKIRKNQFDFNDFYAQIQQIKKMGNIKDLASMIPGVGKAIRDVDIPEDAFKGVEAIIQSMTPKERSNPGILNTSRRQRIAKGSGTNIQEVNKLIKQFDQTRKMMQMMTGNKMAQMMSRMKGMPGMPKMPGM
- a CDS encoding NAD(P)-dependent oxidoreductase; its protein translation is MSEQIEQQNNKATDAPVSAANEPAAAFQVVNEGFSTREAIEEAKRCLHCKVPQCRKGCPIENDIPEFVHELSMGNMGAAMSIINEKSNLPAICGRVCPHEKQCQGHCVLGKKGKPVQIGKLEQFIADFDTKMKLSREKLPQKTRGRVAVIGSGPAGLSVAGDLARQGFNVTIFEGQAEPGGVLMYGIPEYRLPKSVVRDEVSKIEALGVQFITNCMVGENNVTIDSLFRAGYDAIFMGTGTNVPQNMDSTPGSKLHGVSQSTYFLHNVNAYNEGALTRDMVPLRDGEKVGVIGGGNVAMDAARTAIRLGADVTVLYRKTQEEMPAIQSEYEDAVKEGVKFEWKTTVEAFLKGKNGRLGSCVLNTPDGEKVEKFDRIYLAIGSRPANRIVSTTAGIEVDEKGYVKVVDRPFGMTTRRGVFAGGDVVHRPQTVVLAMKAAKEVAQGIAQYVDAIKLLEEAKRIEKSGTTEVENE
- a CDS encoding prephenate dehydrogenase/arogenate dehydrogenase family protein, giving the protein MRILIMGAGKMGSFFIDLLSFDHEVAVYEKDAKRLRFTYNCYRFTKMEEVEMFRPELVINAVTVKYTLSAFEEVLPHLSKDCIISDIASVKTGLQEFYEKSGFRYVSTHPMFGPTFANLNQLSEENAVIIKEGDYMGKIFFKDLYQKLGLSLHEYTFDEHDQTVAYSLSIPFVSTFAFAAVMKHQDAPGTTFKRHMQIAKGVLNEDDYLLQEILFNPYTSGQVSQIREELAELIDIIDHKDAKRMKLFLTKIRNHVREDIEIKEH
- a CDS encoding bifunctional 3-deoxy-7-phosphoheptulonate synthase/chorismate mutase type II; this encodes MELELEPLNFPSDQERPCVIAGPCSAETEEQVMTTARQLAAKGCHMFRAGVWKPRTKPGGFEGNGEAALPWMKQVKEETGMLTATEVATPEHVELALKYGIDILWIGARTSANPFAMQSLADSLKGVDVPVLVKNPVNPDLELWIGALQRINQAGIKKLGAIHRGFSSFDKKIYRNLPMWQIPIELHRRIPQLPIICDPSHIGGRRDLIAPLCQQAMDLGFDGLIVESHCQPDDAWSDAKQQVTPDVLDYILSLLVVRDEHYSTEGLHQLRGQIDELDNQLMDLLAKRMRVCREIGTYKKEHNMTIVQTNRYNEILDKRGAQAALCGMSSEFAAQIFEHIHEESVRQQLEILNQK
- a CDS encoding pyridoxal phosphate-dependent aminotransferase, with amino-acid sequence MIQPANRVTEIQEYYFSRKLKEVAKLNAEGMDIISLAIGSPDMPPSKQTIDKLCEVAQRPDAHGYQPTVGIPELRKAMAGFYKRWYNVDLDWATEIQPLIGSKEGILHVTLAFCNVGDEVLIPNPGYPTYTAINKILGTKITYYDLREDNGWQPDFEALEKMDLSRVKLMWTNYPNMPTGGNARMETYERLVEFAKKHDIVVVNDNPYSLVLNEHPMSIMQVPGAKECCIEFNSMSKSHNMPGWRVAMISSNKTFISWILKVKSNIDNGSFRGIQLAAAEAFNTNSDEWHHEYNIVNYRRRRDIAEEIMKVMDCTFDPNQVGMFLWGKIPEKYADVEDLTEKVLHEARVFITPGFIFGSNGKRYVRISLCAKDEKMKEALERIKSVFEKK
- a CDS encoding prephenate dehydratase, translated to MKRIAIQGELGSFHDITAHEYFEGEQIELICCATFEEVFENIKRDPTVIGITAIENTIAGSLLHNYELLRQSGTTVVGEHRLHIEHSICCLPEDDWSTLQEVHSHPVALMQCGKFLANHPDLKAVEAEDTAGSAAYIAKHHVRGWAAICSSYAAQMYGMKVLQEGIHDNPHNFTRFLVVCNPQKAALLRPIEKANKASIVFSLSHDKGSLSKVLTILSFYDINLTKIQSLPNIGHEWEYLFYVDLTFDNLTRYRQSIDAITPLVKKIKVLGEYEEKE
- a CDS encoding tetratricopeptide repeat protein, with product MGFFKRFFGGKSESSEDKKEDQSAKNFEVLKYDGVRAMHQGQMDYAIKCLTNALQAKQVDEEGDASKEDQEVLEVRDFLSLALIQKGELAQAYDQLRKLSEAQPDNKQIFVRMAEVTYMMEDYGAMSHACEKGMLIDKDDAHLLFLYAKACLGQGDVINTIAMLTKSILLAEKLQEGLAQAVQSRLLRGETLLKLGDVKGAEEDAAWLLEQLEEPVEEVLLLEARILLAQGKMDDAISYYNKVIDVNPFSAIAFKERGAIYLAKGDKVNAEKDMQSYLEMNPQEADAVTGEFKAEGKEHCR